GTGGTAGGTACATGCTCGAGACACGCTTACTCTCTAAAATAATCGACACTCTTTATAGCATACCCTATTATTATATTTGTGTGCGCACGTAACGTGCGCGCGCACGAACGCTTCGCAATTGTTTTCAGTGCTGAGTGCACTCTCAAGGTATGCGCGCGTATCGTCGAGCACGTGACGCGCATGTGCGAATATTCGCAGGCACTCTTGTTAACGTAACGCGAGAGTACATCGCGCGTACTGATTAAATTATTCCAATCCATCCGGGCACTGGCTGTATATAGCTTAACGTTTATCACCGATGCTTTTTTTACTCGGTAGAAATCCCGATTGATTGATATTTAAGGTATTTACTCATCTAGCTATCTATGTACCTAACCTCCCGTTATGTATATATCCTTCTCCTTCACCAGATGGCGTGGATAAAACGAGCGAAGCGATAAAATTCCTTTTAAATATTTAGACATGGTTGGATGCTGCGAATATGAACGCTGGCTACTGATAATAACGTCTCTTCGAGAACATTGTACAGCGACACCTGCTGGCTGGACGCGGATCGTACATGTTCTACACGGTAGCGCAGAAGCGTAAGAATTTTGAGTGAACCAAATTGCGAAGAAATAGCGGCCATGCATTCGTATCCGTGTCCGTACTCGCGTCAATAAGGTACATGGATGTTTCTAGGGGTGGCACGTCGCCTACAGATTTTACACACAGCGATCAGACAAACGAGGCTGAGCAGCACGGTAAGGCCGGCGCCTAAACCTGCACCCGCCCACCCAGCGCTGCCAACCACACTGGCTAAACCTCCAACGCCATTCCCGGATCCGGCGCCATTACCTCGGCCATTGATAACATCGGCTCCACAGGTCTCGATGGACTCGTCGTTTGGTTCCTCTGATATTGCTAACAAACCGGAACCATTATTTGTATTCCTAAAAACGGTTCGATGCTCCGGTATCGGACAATTAACCACTCCGTTGCAGAGGAGCCTCGTTGGTATGCAGCCAGCATCACCCGGACACTGAAATCCGCAAAACTCCTCAAGCTTCTGCATATTCAACGCCCCTGAAGCATCGCGGGGTAGATGATACAGCTCGGTCCAAGCGATCTTAAAGGCAGCTCTTGCCGGAGCCATCGAGCCAGTAAACTGAACGATCACGGCCGGCCACTCGAATTCCTCTGGCTGCTGTGGCTGATCGGTTTGCAGCGATGCCTGTGACGCTGACGAAGAAGCTGACAGCTGTGAATGCGAATGCGTCTGCGCTTGCGAAGGTTCCGCGTTAAACGTGGATCTGCGAGCTCCGGGAGCGATTTGTGCTGCCGATATAATTGGCATCTCTCGAACGTAACTGACATTCTCACCACATATCCCGAGGAACGGCTCGGTATTGCCCGGCAAAAATATCTCGAGCTTTCCGTCCTCGCAGGACCTCGAAGCAAACTTGATCTTATCGAAATGTAGCCAAACGTCCCTGTCACGATTTACACGCAATTCCCAGATACATTTGATCGAGCGAGGCGGAGCGACATATCCGAGCGCTTCGTAATGAGGGAATTCGATTTCGCCATCAGTCGTAGCCGGGAGAATTGCAGGTCCACACAATGGGCTGTGAGCGAACTCATACCTCGCCTCGAACAGTGGCGCAGACTGTTTGAAATAGCTCGTCGCGGCATGCGCACCGTCCACTATTAGCTTTAACTCGAGCTTTTCCCCTCGCGAGACGACGCGAAGCACAGGCTTTTCTTCGCTGTTTGCCCCGCTGCTGCCAGTCGTCAATCGACAGATGCAGTGCCCTCTACCACTACTAATATCATGTTGTtgatgttgctgctgctgttgtggttgctgctgctgctgctgctgttgttgctgctgctgctgctgctgctgctgctgcaaaTTTTGTTCACCAGGGGCTGTGGCAGTTGGCTCTCTAACGATTATACGATCGACCCGACTATCCCAACAATGGCCACACTGTGCGTACGGGTGATCTTTGAACGATACCGATTCTATGATAAGAATGACTCGCGCGTACAGCCGCTTGTCCGTGAGGAATGTGTAGGTGCAGGAGAGATCTGTCGGTGGATCGCCAGGTCGCTTGTAGACAAGGGTGTTGAGCGGCGATCGAAGTCGGCCAGATCGCGCTTTCCAAGAAGCAAAAGTCTCGTCGCATTCCGTTCCCGGGACAGGCTCGCCAAATCGGGTGGCATTGAAGAAGTCGTAGTGCGCCCAGTAATATAGAGAGCTGCCGGAGTAGCTTCCAGTTTTGCTCTCGAATTTAACGAACAGGGCGTTAGAGCTGGAAACGAAATCGTGCTTCTCCATCGGTTTGCTGAACGTGTCGCAGAAGGTCTTGATAATTTTCGCGTCGTTCGGCCAGTCGGAATCGTAGAGGGTGAGACTTTCGCCGCAATCGCCGTCGTACGGTTGTATCGGTGACTCGATGCGATTCACTCGGAAGCTGGGAAAATAGAGCCTTGCGATTTCCCCTGGTCGACCCTTGAGGAGATACGTGCAGCTGGTATGCGGCGGGTACCAGTGCGCGACCGAAAGAAATATCCCCTCGTTATTACTGTGCAGGGATTCGCTGTTGAGTAACCAGTCGCAACTACCGTTCCGAACCCCGGCGGTCTTCACATGGCCGGGCCAATTGCCGACGTTGAAGTGGAAGCCGGTGTTGAGAAGTGGCCCGGCAGGGGAGGAGACGAACTCCACGTAGAGATCCTCACTGGTGCCGATTATGCTGTACGGAAATTTGCCCATGCCGCAGAAAGTGCCGATCACTGGACTGGTCTCGTCTTTGCCATCGTACACGCGTATGTAGTCGTACGGGCAGTGCTCGGAACCGGAGCTTATCGGCCTCATAGGACATGTCATGATGTTCTCGCATCTCTGCCCATCGATATTGAACTCCTCGTTCTCGATATAGAGCTTTATGAAGGGCAGCCGCGTGTTGAGCCGGTACTTGCAGTGCAACGCACGCGGGTAAATGCCCGGATAGGCGGGACTTTGCACGTAGCACGTCTGTAGCCTACAATCTTTGAAGACTCGTTCGCAATAACTCCCGGGCACCACCTCACCCCTTCGGTTCGGATAAAGTTCCGGATGCTGGCCATACCTAAAGTATACCTCGAACTGTTGCTCCGCTCGAGAGTCGAAGCTGAAATACGTTTGATCCGTGAAGTTGTCCGCGTGGAAGATCACCCGAACGAAACTTGTTTCAGATATGAACGTCTGCGGTTGCTCCGATTCACCACAGTATACTCCTGGGTCCTTTCGGTTGCTTACTTCTGTCTTTGTGTTTCCGTCTACGATCTGCGGCACGATACAGTTGCTGTTATCTCTTTAGCAGTTACAACCTATACCTCGCCCTCTCGCATTCCAAACAACTATTTACTTttaatactactactactactactactactactacagtAAGACCCCGCTTAACGCTATTTCACTATAACGCGGTAGTGTTGGGATTCCCCGAAACCGCGCACGATTTTGTTGCTTTGATAGTCGCATACagtctaaaaaaaaactgataaattttcttattctctgttgaaaatttgcaagttttttttttcaaaatccgatttctcaaaaactgaggatgatggcgacaaacggtttgcggattcgttttcagggcacgaaaccCTATGAAAAACGGCTATTGAACGTGAAAGGTCCGAaagaaagtcaaattttgtcgaactctGTAATTAAGATTGACACGCGTTAACGAAACGAGTGCAACAGAGCTCTGAGGAAATGTAAACGGACGTGATGTTTAATCGGGATTAGAAACAACACACCCATCTACCACTTGAGACAATTACTGTGTTTACTTGTACGCGTACGAGAGAAAGGTGGACGTACTTGCAAGTAACCGCCGGAGCAGGTGGTGGCATTCTCCAAGACGCCAACTTTAAACTTTTTGAATCGAACACGCAGGATCCACTCCCTTGGAGTTCCACGAAACGCTCTGAAGCGATACCAGCAAGACAGAGGTTTCCCCCAATTCTCCGTAGTCACTGCCGGGCTTGATACATCCTCGTATATATCGACCGTCTTATTGCAATGACCTCGATCAGCTGAGACAGACGACACGATGCCATTACTTACGTTCACTGTCCAAGCCGCAAAAAGGGGAATAAAGGTGAAAGCGTTAGGCGGGACCGTCAGCGTTTGCGGCTCCTTCCCGTGATCGCGATCCCCTTCTCAGCAAGTTCTAAGAAGAAAGCGTTACCTCTGCGAAGAGCAGCAGGACTGGGGGTGGCCAAGGTGAAGAAAAGGAGAGCGAAGAATCCCCAGCCCCAAGTATCCGGC
Above is a genomic segment from Andrena cerasifolii isolate SP2316 chromosome 12, iyAndCera1_principal, whole genome shotgun sequence containing:
- the LOC143375217 gene encoding uncharacterized protein LOC143375217; the protein is MLTPMVPDTWGWGFFALLFFTLATPSPAALRRADRGHCNKTVDIYEDVSSPAVTTENWGKPLSCWYRFRAFRGTPREWILRVRFKKFKVGVLENATTCSGGYLQIVDGNTKTEVSNRKDPGVYCGESEQPQTFISETSFVRVIFHADNFTDQTYFSFDSRAEQQFEVYFRYGQHPELYPNRRGEVVPGSYCERVFKDCRLQTCYVQSPAYPGIYPRALHCKYRLNTRLPFIKLYIENEEFNIDGQRCENIMTCPMRPISSGSEHCPYDYIRVYDGKDETSPVIGTFCGMGKFPYSIIGTSEDLYVEFVSSPAGPLLNTGFHFNVGNWPGHVKTAGVRNGSCDWLLNSESLHSNNEGIFLSVAHWYPPHTSCTYLLKGRPGEIARLYFPSFRVNRIESPIQPYDGDCGESLTLYDSDWPNDAKIIKTFCDTFSKPMEKHDFVSSSNALFVKFESKTGSYSGSSLYYWAHYDFFNATRFGEPVPGTECDETFASWKARSGRLRSPLNTLVYKRPGDPPTDLSCTYTFLTDKRLYARVILIIESVSFKDHPYAQCGHCWDSRVDRIIVREPTATAPGEQNLQQQQQQQQQQQQQQQQQQPQQQQQHQQHDISSGRGHCICRLTTGSSGANSEEKPVLRVVSRGEKLELKLIVDGAHAATSYFKQSAPLFEARYEFAHSPLCGPAILPATTDGEIEFPHYEALGYVAPPRSIKCIWELRVNRDRDVWLHFDKIKFASRSCEDGKLEIFLPGNTEPFLGICGENVSYVREMPIISAAQIAPGARRSTFNAEPSQAQTHSHSQLSASSSASQASLQTDQPQQPEEFEWPAVIVQFTGSMAPARAAFKIAWTELYHLPRDASGALNMQKLEEFCGFQCPGDAGCIPTRLLCNGVVNCPIPEHRTVFRNTNNGSGLLAISEEPNDESIETCGADVINGRGNGAGSGNGVGGLASVVGSAGWAGAGLGAGLTVLLSLVCLIAVCKICRRRATPRNIHVPY